TTGAAAAAATGTCCGGATACACACTTCAAGAACTAAAAGACATGTCGCCTGAACAACTCAGTCAGCTGTTTCAGCCAGTCGGCAAATCCAACGACCTGCAGAATCTGTTTGAAAGCAAATCGAATAAGGAAATAAAAGGTGAATATCAAATCGATTCGAAAAACGGACAGGCAATCCCTGTTCAATTACAGTCCTATAACCTGGTTGTGCAAAACCGTATCGGAAGAATCGTTCTCTTTATCTTTGACAGCCAGGCACATCATCTCTTGCAGCAACTTCAGGCGCAAAACAGATTACTGTTGGAATCCTTGAACGAAGGAGTTTTGATTCTCGATAAACAAGGGACCATCCGTTATATGAACCATGCGTTTGAATCCATTTTATCCACCAACCGAAACGACTGGCTGGGGCAGTCTATTTTCGAAACCAATATGGAAAAATCGGTTTCCGAACTGCTGCGCCTCATTTTATCAAATCGTTCGGCACGCGCTCATTCGATGCCGGGTAAATTTTTGAACCGGCAGTTGTCTCATTTATCTCTCGATATCATTCCACTCGGCAGCGAATCCTCCAATTCGCAGGGGGCTTTGTTAATCGGTCGGGACTTGACGACCGAATGGCAATGGAGTGAATTGTCCAAACAGGCCGATCTCGTTCATTCTCTTAGCCAAATCGCCGCCTCTATGGCGCATGAAGTACGCAATCCGTTAACAGCGGTAAGCGGGTTTCTGCAACTGATCGCCAGGGATTCTCCGTCCGGGGACAAACTTGAAACCTATGTTCAGGTCATGCTGGAAGAGTTGGAACGAGCTTTGGGAATTATCAGCGAATATTTGAGTATGTCACGAAAGAACCTGAGCGAACGACAGCCCGTCAGTCTGCGGATGATACTCGACGATGTCCGTATACTGATGGAAAGCGAAGCGATTCTAAAAGGGGTAAATCTCCATTTTTATCTGCTTGATCAAACGATAGTTTGTGATATTACAAAAATGAAACAAGTGATGATCAATCTTGTGCGAAACGCTTTAGAAGCAACTCCACGCGGCGGTGTAGTAACCGTTTCAGTTGAAAAATCGCTGCCCGAACATGCGGTGCTGATTCAAGTGTCCGATACGGGGATTGGCATATCGGCAGACGATCTGTCAGAAATTTTCAATCCGTTTTTTACGACCAAAAAGGGTGGAACCGGTTTAGGTTTATCTGTCTGCAAACAGATTGTAGAGGAACATGGGGGAACCTTGGAGGCAACCAGTATCGAGTCGGCAGGCAGCACATTTACGATTCGGATGCCTCTTCCCGATACCACGGATTTAGGTGAACCAATACTTCTTCCACATCTGGATTCTCCTGTTTAATACGGT
The sequence above is a segment of the Effusibacillus dendaii genome. Coding sequences within it:
- a CDS encoding ATP-binding protein — its product is MQFTSKKLIIPLVCLVGLLGGFFPYYFLSQSERQFFLAQTNETLTQISGAARQQLKGVTFDEMLEAAQLSTHPADIQLSYLNTALQPLAESFSENGIYVMFYDTTRDCVVASAPASETKNSWFKRLPADYPSRIVSETKHPDFRLVDNSTRGPMYVLTNPLNKGGQLYGLLVVSIPQQIIDEKIKERERYYLVVSSILAALAVSFITLAYLVIYFQLGGAAQNRFLRSWPKWLFTEQSELSLHQFEQAHRSPFIRPMIESIYSFQKWVLHIFQDLPTAILAIDHERHITYINPAFEKMSGYTLQELKDMSPEQLSQLFQPVGKSNDLQNLFESKSNKEIKGEYQIDSKNGQAIPVQLQSYNLVVQNRIGRIVLFIFDSQAHHLLQQLQAQNRLLLESLNEGVLILDKQGTIRYMNHAFESILSTNRNDWLGQSIFETNMEKSVSELLRLILSNRSARAHSMPGKFLNRQLSHLSLDIIPLGSESSNSQGALLIGRDLTTEWQWSELSKQADLVHSLSQIAASMAHEVRNPLTAVSGFLQLIARDSPSGDKLETYVQVMLEELERALGIISEYLSMSRKNLSERQPVSLRMILDDVRILMESEAILKGVNLHFYLLDQTIVCDITKMKQVMINLVRNALEATPRGGVVTVSVEKSLPEHAVLIQVSDTGIGISADDLSEIFNPFFTTKKGGTGLGLSVCKQIVEEHGGTLEATSIESAGSTFTIRMPLPDTTDLGEPILLPHLDSPV